In the Paenibacillus sp. FSL H7-0357 genome, one interval contains:
- a CDS encoding extracellular solute-binding protein, giving the protein MFSIMLLASVAAGCGGNDKKSGETASPEASTAASASPSDPPVTLTVEVFDRGVQGQPDLNNNAWTKYVNEQFGKPNNAIVEYVSVPRSQEVDKLNVLMAANQAPDISFTYDGTLVTRYAKSNGLYTLDELLESQGQQLKSYLGEKVLSYGKYDGKQVSIPGKRTLIAWNGMFIRKDWLDSLGMPVPTTRDELYDVLVAFRDKNPGNVNGIIPWATAAAGMNYTFGNLVQSFWGDMSEEEFVTTTNWLKPGNKEAFEWLNKLYNEKLISPDFALDKTTKQADADVSNGKVGFYAANWDYPLLQKIRDPLLQNAPDANYVPVDTFKNYEGKYLKEVYNENGLFSFIPKSSKNAELAMKYLNWMANPEVLFFLQFGQEGINHKLIDGIPQGIAQTGENMQMSNLNLDYTLVVNGAELGDTEKNVRTYAAALAAGDKNYEKLAIDSYKINTTDGYTGFYYGVPNEANIKYGKTLGDMNKQMIDRLVVAKPAEFDALYDKLVKEYMDAGGKAVQDENVKNYKEVIANKK; this is encoded by the coding sequence ATGTTTAGTATAATGCTTCTGGCCAGTGTTGCGGCAGGCTGTGGAGGGAATGACAAGAAGAGTGGAGAGACGGCCTCACCAGAGGCGTCAACCGCTGCATCCGCATCACCTTCTGATCCTCCTGTAACCTTGACTGTGGAAGTGTTTGACAGAGGTGTTCAAGGACAACCCGACCTCAACAACAACGCGTGGACCAAATACGTCAATGAACAATTCGGCAAGCCCAATAACGCCATTGTAGAATATGTTTCTGTACCCCGCTCCCAGGAAGTAGACAAGCTGAATGTGTTGATGGCTGCCAACCAGGCTCCTGATATTTCCTTCACCTATGACGGGACTTTAGTAACCCGCTACGCAAAAAGCAATGGCCTCTATACACTGGATGAATTGCTTGAGAGCCAGGGCCAGCAATTGAAGTCTTACCTTGGTGAGAAAGTTCTCTCCTACGGGAAATATGATGGGAAACAAGTCTCCATCCCGGGTAAGCGGACGCTGATTGCCTGGAACGGTATGTTTATCCGCAAGGATTGGCTGGACAGTCTGGGCATGCCTGTTCCGACTACCCGGGATGAATTGTATGATGTGCTGGTTGCCTTCCGCGACAAGAATCCCGGTAATGTAAACGGTATCATTCCGTGGGCCACAGCGGCTGCGGGCATGAACTACACTTTCGGCAACCTGGTACAATCCTTCTGGGGTGACATGTCGGAGGAGGAATTCGTTACCACCACCAACTGGCTGAAGCCCGGCAACAAGGAGGCATTCGAATGGCTGAACAAGCTGTACAATGAAAAGCTGATCAGCCCCGATTTTGCTCTGGACAAAACAACCAAGCAAGCGGATGCCGATGTCAGCAACGGCAAGGTAGGCTTCTACGCTGCCAACTGGGATTATCCGCTGCTGCAGAAAATTCGTGATCCGCTGCTGCAAAATGCGCCAGATGCCAACTATGTTCCTGTAGATACCTTCAAGAACTATGAGGGGAAGTACCTGAAAGAGGTATATAATGAGAACGGGCTATTCTCCTTTATTCCGAAAAGCAGCAAGAACGCGGAGCTGGCCATGAAGTATCTGAACTGGATGGCTAACCCGGAAGTATTGTTCTTCCTGCAGTTCGGCCAAGAAGGCATCAACCACAAGCTGATAGACGGCATACCCCAGGGGATTGCCCAGACCGGAGAAAATATGCAAATGAGCAATCTGAATCTGGATTATACTCTGGTTGTAAACGGCGCTGAGCTGGGCGATACCGAAAAGAATGTCAGAACGTATGCAGCAGCTTTGGCAGCCGGAGATAAGAACTATGAGAAGCTGGCTATCGATTCGTACAAGATCAATACGACAGACGGCTATACCGGCTTCTACTATGGCGTCCCGAACGAAGCTAATATCAAATACGGCAAAACGCTCGGTGACATGAATAAGCAAATGATTGACAGGCTGGTCGTTGCCAAGCCGGCAGAGTTCGATGCCTTGTATGACAAGCTGGTGAAAGAATATATGGACGCCGGCGGCAAGGCTGTTCAAGATGAGAATGTGAAGAACTACAAAGAAGTCATAGCCAACAAAAAGTAA
- a CDS encoding response regulator has product MYKVMIVDDESWAIRGIRNAFDWEKYGFEIIGQYTSAYKAWDAIRTAEPDLVFTDIRMPDISGLDLMKKAKAQGLNIEFVIVSGYAEFEYAQEAMRYGALDYFLKPLDVDMADQFITKLAMHFSRRSAARNHLLLDALTSADQDEIKRFLPLSEFAAVCYYQVLAIYFEGEKKDFRKLLSLEGRPVYAVEVEAGTRKMLVVLMTEHRACLEVNWDESLLNKTGISVVGISSISSQLKHMSKLIKEADLSASQVFLEEAAGAVHYEPKLHLVKPCIDGLYSIIQENQFDNMDMYIKGLQEYFRNHHLGMCEVVYLWNQAVGILVNAYSEELKDMELEFLNYSEIKERFEHFESMCSFLHDVLASIRQGNSRSLQEGDILSCFNRMIAYIDRHFEQKLYLKDLSAQFFINQVYCCQLFKKNLGKTFSEYVSELRINKARELLKQTGLSIEKIAIKSGYVDYYYFNKVFKKHCGMTPTKFRKS; this is encoded by the coding sequence ATGTACAAGGTCATGATTGTAGATGATGAGTCGTGGGCGATTAGAGGAATCCGCAACGCCTTTGACTGGGAGAAGTATGGTTTTGAAATCATCGGACAATATACAAGCGCTTACAAAGCGTGGGATGCCATAAGAACGGCAGAACCGGATTTGGTGTTTACTGATATCCGTATGCCGGACATTTCCGGACTGGATCTGATGAAGAAGGCCAAAGCACAAGGGTTGAACATTGAGTTTGTCATCGTAAGCGGATATGCGGAATTTGAATATGCCCAGGAAGCGATGCGCTACGGCGCGCTGGATTATTTCCTGAAGCCGTTGGATGTTGATATGGCTGATCAGTTCATCACGAAGCTCGCCATGCACTTCTCCCGTAGAAGCGCTGCACGCAATCACCTCCTTCTGGATGCGCTGACCTCAGCGGATCAGGACGAGATAAAGCGTTTTCTACCGCTTTCCGAATTCGCAGCTGTATGCTATTACCAGGTGCTTGCTATCTATTTCGAGGGCGAAAAAAAGGATTTCAGAAAGCTGCTGTCTTTGGAAGGAAGGCCTGTTTATGCTGTGGAAGTTGAAGCCGGAACCAGAAAAATGTTGGTTGTTCTGATGACGGAGCATAGGGCTTGTTTGGAAGTGAATTGGGATGAATCGCTTCTGAATAAGACTGGCATCAGTGTTGTGGGCATTAGCAGTATCTCCAGCCAGCTTAAGCATATGAGCAAGCTGATTAAAGAAGCAGACCTGTCCGCCTCCCAGGTTTTTCTGGAGGAAGCTGCAGGCGCCGTTCACTATGAGCCGAAGCTTCATCTGGTGAAACCATGTATCGATGGGCTCTATAGTATCATTCAGGAGAATCAATTTGACAACATGGATATGTACATCAAAGGGCTGCAGGAATACTTTAGGAATCATCATCTGGGCATGTGTGAGGTTGTCTACTTGTGGAATCAAGCTGTCGGGATACTTGTAAACGCATATTCTGAGGAATTGAAGGATATGGAACTGGAATTCCTGAATTATTCTGAGATCAAGGAACGATTTGAACACTTTGAATCTATGTGCAGCTTTTTGCATGACGTCCTCGCCTCCATCAGGCAAGGGAACAGCCGCTCCTTGCAGGAAGGGGATATCTTGTCCTGCTTCAACCGGATGATAGCCTATATCGACCGGCACTTTGAGCAGAAATTGTATTTGAAGGATTTGTCCGCCCAATTCTTCATCAATCAGGTCTATTGCTGTCAATTATTCAAAAAAAATCTGGGCAAAACCTTCTCCGAATATGTGTCGGAACTCAGGATCAATAAAGCACGTGAGCTTCTGAAGCAAACTGGCCTGTCCATTGAGAAAATTGCCATTAAGTCCGGGTATGTTGATTATTATTATTTCAATAAAGTTTTCAAGAAGCATTGCGGGATGACGCCTACCAAATTCAGAAAAAGTTAA
- a CDS encoding sensor histidine kinase: MIEQTRRKIDSVFNDIRVSTSIAVNSKLIQEFSVVDDDYKRAFDSGPYALDLMEYMRSFNSYVNGIVINDIRGRRLYSLASASGDIFFINRYETFIRKYKDDPSLRDKGMFTTILKDDRTETEQFFYIAPIVEAIGGIYFSQITGYCTVMVNMEKMQGLVENTELTQSSTLYILNSRDEVIASTNSNARGTLFRDVLSMDKDILLNGVKATIDGEEILVQVKGLEQADGWRVVSMIPVHELTADMNPMRKVSIIVGIGIILSMIITGSFFMNNLMRPMMGLVMDMKKVGRRDMGFRIKVRFTNEVGLLACDINRMMDEMEEMARDMFNTQARLYESELSQKQAEFAALQSQINPHFLYNTLNCISSIGLEYGSREIAQITFCMSKIFRYSIKKDDLVQISEEVDCIQAYMKIILIRYENKFSMELDVEDRLLKMKTPKMILQPIVENSVYHGLERMDQGGRLLITGSMDAHGDVCFCITDTGRGMEPEELAALQAKLGMEYPEHAPDGQPTRGIGLTNIHNRLRLLFGEGYGITIESRFGHGTTVTVKIPKLINDRKPLEE; this comes from the coding sequence ATGATTGAGCAAACACGCCGCAAGATTGATTCTGTGTTTAATGATATCAGGGTCAGCACCAGCATTGCGGTCAATAGCAAACTGATTCAGGAATTTTCCGTAGTGGATGATGATTACAAAAGGGCGTTTGATAGTGGTCCATATGCGCTGGATCTCATGGAATATATGAGATCCTTTAATTCGTATGTGAACGGAATTGTAATTAATGATATTCGAGGAAGGCGGCTTTACAGTCTGGCGTCCGCAAGCGGCGATATTTTTTTTATCAATCGTTATGAAACCTTTATTCGCAAGTATAAGGATGATCCTTCGCTTCGGGATAAGGGGATGTTCACCACGATTTTAAAAGATGACAGAACAGAAACGGAACAGTTTTTTTATATCGCGCCGATTGTGGAGGCTATCGGGGGAATCTATTTCTCTCAAATTACGGGTTACTGCACAGTGATGGTCAATATGGAAAAGATGCAGGGGCTTGTGGAAAATACGGAATTAACGCAGAGCTCCACCTTGTACATTCTGAATAGCCGGGACGAGGTGATTGCATCCACGAATTCCAATGCCCGAGGCACGTTGTTCAGAGATGTTCTGTCTATGGATAAGGACATCTTGCTTAACGGCGTAAAAGCAACCATCGACGGGGAAGAAATTCTTGTCCAGGTCAAGGGTTTGGAGCAGGCAGACGGGTGGCGGGTTGTTAGTATGATTCCGGTGCATGAACTGACTGCAGACATGAACCCCATGCGGAAGGTCAGCATTATCGTGGGGATTGGAATTATTCTAAGCATGATCATAACAGGCAGTTTTTTTATGAACAATCTGATGCGTCCGATGATGGGACTTGTCATGGATATGAAGAAGGTAGGGAGGCGGGATATGGGCTTCCGTATTAAAGTCCGGTTTACCAATGAGGTAGGCTTGCTAGCCTGCGACATTAACCGGATGATGGATGAAATGGAGGAAATGGCCCGGGATATGTTCAATACCCAGGCTAGACTATATGAATCCGAGCTGAGCCAGAAACAGGCGGAGTTTGCTGCCCTGCAAAGCCAGATCAATCCCCATTTCCTCTATAATACGCTGAATTGTATCAGCAGCATCGGATTGGAATACGGAAGCAGAGAGATTGCGCAAATTACGTTTTGCATGTCTAAAATCTTCCGTTACAGCATCAAAAAGGATGATCTTGTACAGATCAGTGAAGAAGTTGACTGTATTCAGGCTTATATGAAGATTATCTTAATCCGGTACGAGAATAAGTTCTCCATGGAGCTTGATGTGGAGGACAGGCTGCTCAAAATGAAAACGCCCAAGATGATACTTCAGCCCATTGTGGAAAATTCCGTTTACCACGGGCTGGAGCGGATGGACCAAGGGGGGCGGCTCCTGATTACCGGGAGCATGGATGCGCATGGGGATGTGTGCTTCTGTATTACAGATACAGGGAGGGGGATGGAGCCGGAGGAGCTGGCCGCCCTCCAGGCCAAGCTGGGTATGGAGTACCCGGAGCACGCGCCAGACGGCCAACCGACAAGAGGCATTGGGCTAACCAATATCCATAACAGGCTCCGGCTGCTGTTCGGAGAGGGTTACGGAATCACCATAGAAAGCCGGTTCGGCCATGGGACGACAGTAACCGTGAAGATTCCGAAGCTGATAAACGACCGCAAACCTTTGGAAGAGTAG
- a CDS encoding glycoside hydrolase family 2 protein: MTSSILRTEYPRPQFVRPDWQHLNGTWGFEFDDERVGDTAQWSSGQQAFSRQIQVPFTYQSKLSGIGETAFHDLVWYKRSFTIPAEWAGQRVILHFGAVDYQATVWVNGRQAAYHEGGHTPFQSDITFALLDGENTVVVRAEDFSRDVTLPRGKQYWKEDSASIFYTRTTGIWQTVWLEPVAELHIKKLKFKPDIDRNEIQIRTFLNQAPVGCKAEVRIDIRFKDEYLATTSFSMDHAEEARTIGLHDFNDHGLGRWWSPEHPNLYDVTVTLIVDGIQDDQAESYFGMRKIAVEAGKLMLNNRNYFMRLVLDQGYFPDGILTAPSDEALKQDIELAKQMGFNGARKHQKIEDPRFLYWADRLGYLVWGEMANAYAYSEEYVRKVTAEWQEAVERDYNHPSLVVWVPLNESWGVPNILIDKRQQRHAMAMYYLTKSLDDSRLVISNDGWEQMTTDLVTIHDYEWRREDLTERYSTLERTLEGKPPRRELFVGGTAYAGQPVLVTEFGGIAYKKSDWEGWGYSGADNDEDFLAKLADVIEPLLQSPHVQGICYTQLTDVEQEINGLLTYDRALKVPLNKIRQIVAGR; encoded by the coding sequence ATGACTTCATCCATCCTGCGGACAGAATATCCGCGTCCGCAATTCGTAAGACCAGACTGGCAGCATTTGAATGGAACATGGGGGTTTGAATTTGATGACGAACGTGTTGGCGATACCGCACAATGGAGCAGCGGCCAGCAAGCCTTCAGCCGCCAGATTCAGGTCCCCTTCACTTACCAAAGCAAATTGAGCGGCATTGGAGAAACGGCCTTCCATGATCTGGTGTGGTACAAGCGCAGCTTCACGATTCCGGCGGAATGGGCGGGGCAGCGGGTTATCCTGCACTTCGGCGCAGTGGATTATCAGGCTACAGTCTGGGTAAATGGCAGGCAAGCAGCCTATCATGAAGGCGGCCATACGCCATTCCAGTCGGATATCACGTTCGCTCTGCTGGATGGAGAGAATACTGTGGTGGTGCGGGCCGAGGATTTCAGCAGGGATGTGACCTTGCCACGGGGGAAGCAATATTGGAAGGAGGATTCGGCTTCCATCTTCTATACCCGGACGACGGGAATCTGGCAGACCGTATGGCTGGAGCCTGTTGCGGAGCTTCATATCAAGAAGCTAAAGTTCAAGCCGGACATTGACCGTAATGAAATCCAAATCCGCACGTTTCTTAATCAAGCTCCGGTTGGCTGCAAGGCGGAAGTCCGCATCGACATCCGCTTCAAGGACGAATATCTGGCTACTACCAGCTTCTCGATGGATCATGCGGAAGAAGCCCGCACCATCGGACTCCATGATTTTAACGATCACGGATTAGGGCGCTGGTGGTCGCCGGAGCATCCGAATCTGTATGACGTAACCGTTACGCTCATCGTGGACGGCATTCAGGACGACCAAGCGGAAAGCTACTTCGGCATGCGCAAAATAGCGGTGGAAGCCGGCAAGCTGATGCTGAATAACCGGAACTATTTTATGCGGCTGGTGCTGGATCAGGGGTACTTCCCGGACGGGATTCTGACGGCTCCCAGTGATGAGGCATTGAAACAGGACATTGAGTTGGCTAAACAAATGGGCTTTAACGGCGCACGCAAGCACCAGAAGATAGAGGACCCACGCTTCTTGTATTGGGCCGACCGGCTCGGTTATCTGGTATGGGGGGAGATGGCCAATGCCTATGCGTATTCGGAGGAATATGTGCGCAAGGTAACGGCGGAATGGCAGGAGGCGGTGGAGCGGGACTACAACCATCCGTCTCTGGTGGTGTGGGTTCCCCTTAACGAAAGCTGGGGGGTGCCCAACATCTTAATCGATAAACGGCAGCAGCGCCATGCCATGGCAATGTATTATCTGACCAAATCCCTGGATGACAGCAGGCTGGTTATCTCCAATGACGGTTGGGAGCAGATGACCACGGATCTGGTCACCATCCATGACTATGAATGGAGGCGGGAGGATTTGACGGAGCGCTACAGCACCTTGGAGCGGACGTTGGAAGGAAAGCCGCCGCGCAGGGAGCTGTTTGTAGGGGGAACCGCATATGCGGGCCAACCGGTTCTGGTGACGGAGTTCGGGGGTATTGCCTATAAGAAAAGCGATTGGGAGGGCTGGGGCTATTCCGGTGCAGACAACGATGAGGATTTCCTGGCTAAGCTGGCCGACGTGATAGAGCCGCTGCTGCAATCGCCTCATGTCCAAGGCATTTGTTATACCCAGCTGACCGATGTGGAACAGGAGATCAACGGCTTGTTGACCTATGACCGGGCCCTCAAGGTTCCGTTGAACAAAATAAGACAAATCGTTGCCGGGAGGTAA
- a CDS encoding family 43 glycosylhydrolase: MLRKRFRYLLLCLAVLLMLPQWSGAAAAAESTPDTPDSASVQGGKNVSDFYNVIMQAGADPWVYKHTDGYYYNVFVNASGIMIRRAKTITGIDAGERSLAWTPVKGTMYSSNVWAPEMHYLKDTDGKYKWYIYFAADNGTNANHRMYVLENASDNPMTGTWEFKGKITDSTDRWAIDGTVLTVNEKHYFIWSGWEETDGSFQNLYIAKMSSPRTISSERVLISTPDHDWETSPGRINEGPQITIKGDTINLVYSANGSWTDSYCLGLITAKIGNDLMNTSSWVKQDNPIFSSANGVYGPGHHSIVTSPDGAEDWIIYHAARWPGSGWTRNVRTQKFTWNEDNTPNLGEPVDPNRPIVRPSGEPVRKRYEAENALLVKDPSGETSPGVWRESTASGGMKIANIKNANDYAQFTVNVPKAGFYALSVRNANGSPNAADASHFLSVNGSSGANLNIVYSGSNRWGASTAKVYLKKGDNIIRFSKGNNLAEIDSMDIFKLDTSEILFESPGYTLGLGETRSLPLYMVTGTTYTALNTGVFFSSSNTKVAVPDRHPSCPSMFRWSMRMGIPVLQRSSGIWRDLRSTRLALFRCLAN; the protein is encoded by the coding sequence ATGCTCAGGAAAAGATTCAGATATCTGCTACTATGTCTCGCAGTGCTGCTGATGCTGCCGCAATGGAGCGGAGCGGCTGCGGCGGCAGAGTCGACGCCAGATACGCCAGATTCGGCGTCGGTGCAGGGGGGGAAGAACGTGTCAGATTTCTACAATGTTATCATGCAGGCAGGAGCCGATCCTTGGGTTTACAAGCACACGGACGGCTATTATTACAACGTATTTGTCAACGCCAGCGGCATCATGATCCGCAGAGCGAAGACCATCACAGGCATTGATGCGGGCGAGAGGAGCCTAGCCTGGACACCGGTTAAGGGTACCATGTACAGTTCCAATGTTTGGGCGCCAGAAATGCACTATCTCAAAGATACCGATGGCAAATACAAATGGTATATCTACTTCGCGGCTGACAACGGAACCAACGCAAACCACCGCATGTACGTGCTGGAGAACGCCAGTGATAATCCGATGACCGGAACCTGGGAGTTCAAAGGGAAGATTACCGATTCTACCGACCGTTGGGCGATCGACGGCACTGTGCTGACTGTAAATGAGAAACACTATTTCATCTGGTCCGGCTGGGAGGAGACGGACGGAAGCTTCCAAAATTTATATATTGCAAAGATGAGCAGTCCTCGGACCATTAGTTCGGAACGGGTATTAATTTCGACGCCTGACCATGATTGGGAAACGTCTCCGGGCAGAATCAATGAAGGCCCCCAAATAACTATAAAGGGCGACACCATCAATCTGGTCTATTCAGCAAACGGAAGCTGGACAGACAGTTACTGCCTCGGGCTGATCACTGCCAAGATTGGCAACGATTTGATGAATACCAGCTCCTGGGTAAAACAGGACAATCCGATCTTCTCCAGCGCCAATGGCGTTTACGGACCGGGCCACCACAGCATCGTCACGTCTCCTGACGGCGCGGAGGACTGGATCATTTACCATGCCGCCCGCTGGCCGGGATCAGGATGGACCCGCAATGTCCGCACGCAGAAATTCACCTGGAACGAAGACAATACGCCGAACCTGGGAGAACCCGTCGATCCGAACAGACCGATTGTTAGGCCTTCGGGCGAGCCGGTGCGGAAGCGCTATGAAGCGGAAAACGCGTTACTGGTGAAAGATCCGAGTGGCGAAACTTCTCCCGGTGTCTGGCGAGAAAGCACCGCTTCTGGCGGGATGAAGATCGCAAACATCAAGAACGCCAATGATTATGCACAGTTTACAGTTAACGTGCCGAAGGCGGGATTTTATGCGCTGTCCGTGCGCAATGCCAACGGCTCACCTAATGCGGCGGATGCCTCTCATTTCTTGTCGGTCAACGGCAGTTCCGGCGCCAATTTGAACATTGTCTATTCCGGTTCGAATCGTTGGGGAGCCTCCACGGCGAAAGTCTATCTTAAGAAAGGCGACAACATCATCCGCTTCTCGAAGGGTAACAACCTTGCCGAAATCGACAGTATGGATATATTCAAGCTTGATACGTCAGAAATTTTATTCGAATCTCCAGGGTACACGCTGGGGTTGGGTGAAACCCGCAGTTTGCCCCTGTATATGGTAACAGGCACTACCTATACCGCTCTTAACACAGGAGTTTTCTTCAGTTCCTCGAACACCAAGGTCGCCGTTCCGGACAGACACCCAAGCTGCCCCTCTATGTTCCGGTGGTCTATGCGGATGGGAATACCGGTATTGCAGAGGTCATCTGGAATCTGGAGGGACTTGCGTTCAACTCGCCTGGCACTGTTCAGGTGTCTGGCAAACTGA
- a CDS encoding beta-L-arabinofuranosidase domain-containing protein, with protein MSNPTYEKFEPLRNAKLVLGYLTSMVDEKADNLPYWLVLPHKNPAEAAHCRVDDAELVGSWYEAIDAVRKMLKTEEGAQVQLSFYRHLMKSWGEHGLRFHEPYPWTHTNHSSFHEMGYILPALNRMLENNPGDQEPEKRASELVRGLRSLVIERKVRTFWSGDFEEKEPVYEFPNDVYLKDGGFDLSRHTGRGEQGIRNAIVLHSLVRRYEIAGDEVALDLATGIANHLLGPSRYFNYKMEFFGHVHSAGWVASGLVRLGRITGNQRYIAAGKGIYDYIRSLSSSFGWVPEYAQWHPLHEEHCETCCIKDMIECTNELILAGYEEYWEDMTLFARNQLVENQLKVSSYVVTDNTRPDAEGISYREIDKRMIGGFTGGSLVNSISLSKFRSIAGCCVGMAPVALEIVWNRSVEFRDGRVLVNIPVDKETEEATVCMNYPETGYISITPKRRCDVAVRVYDWMGQDLGGRINGIACASSREGNLVIFRNVAAGDLVELEHPLETAVVKETVRGEEYSVSWRGCDVIDIFPRGEHLRLYQRNLHIPKYYPSAEDVHFTGAVNYGPTQQAQGEKVTADTPITGQ; from the coding sequence ATGTCGAATCCGACATATGAAAAATTTGAGCCTTTAAGGAATGCGAAACTTGTTTTGGGGTATCTGACATCCATGGTGGATGAGAAGGCGGACAACCTTCCGTATTGGCTTGTGCTGCCGCATAAAAATCCTGCTGAAGCAGCTCACTGCCGGGTAGACGATGCGGAGCTGGTTGGCTCCTGGTATGAAGCCATTGACGCCGTCCGGAAAATGCTGAAGACGGAAGAAGGCGCCCAGGTTCAGTTATCCTTTTACCGCCATCTCATGAAGTCTTGGGGAGAGCATGGGCTGCGCTTTCATGAGCCATACCCCTGGACCCATACGAATCATAGCTCCTTTCATGAAATGGGCTATATCCTTCCGGCGCTGAACAGGATGCTGGAGAACAACCCCGGGGATCAGGAGCCGGAGAAGAGGGCTTCTGAGCTTGTAAGAGGGCTCCGCTCACTTGTAATCGAAAGAAAGGTCAGAACCTTCTGGTCAGGAGATTTTGAGGAAAAGGAGCCGGTTTATGAATTCCCCAATGACGTGTATTTGAAAGACGGCGGGTTCGATCTGTCAAGGCACACCGGGCGGGGGGAGCAGGGGATCCGCAATGCAATTGTGCTTCACTCACTGGTGCGCAGATATGAAATCGCCGGTGACGAGGTTGCGCTTGATTTGGCTACTGGCATTGCCAATCACCTCTTAGGACCCTCGCGCTATTTTAATTACAAAATGGAGTTTTTCGGCCATGTCCATTCGGCAGGATGGGTTGCCTCTGGACTAGTCCGGCTTGGCCGCATCACCGGCAACCAACGCTACATTGCCGCAGGCAAAGGGATATATGACTATATCCGTTCCCTGTCCTCCTCCTTCGGCTGGGTGCCCGAATATGCCCAATGGCATCCGCTGCATGAGGAGCACTGTGAAACCTGCTGCATTAAGGATATGATTGAATGCACTAATGAATTGATTCTGGCCGGGTACGAGGAATATTGGGAGGATATGACCCTGTTTGCGCGGAACCAGCTGGTGGAAAATCAGTTGAAGGTGTCTTCCTATGTAGTTACAGACAATACCCGGCCTGACGCAGAGGGGATTAGCTACAGGGAAATTGACAAGAGAATGATTGGCGGCTTCACCGGAGGCTCCCTCGTCAATTCCATTTCGTTGTCCAAGTTCCGCTCCATTGCAGGCTGCTGCGTCGGCATGGCTCCGGTGGCCCTGGAAATTGTATGGAACCGGTCGGTGGAATTCCGCGATGGGAGGGTGCTCGTCAATATCCCCGTTGATAAGGAAACTGAGGAAGCCACGGTGTGCATGAATTATCCCGAAACAGGCTATATTTCCATCACGCCCAAGCGGCGGTGTGATGTTGCGGTACGGGTTTACGACTGGATGGGTCAGGATCTGGGCGGGAGGATTAATGGAATAGCCTGCGCATCCTCAAGGGAGGGCAATCTGGTGATATTCCGCAACGTAGCGGCAGGGGACCTTGTGGAGCTGGAGCATCCTTTGGAGACGGCGGTGGTGAAAGAAACGGTGCGGGGCGAGGAATATTCGGTATCATGGAGAGGCTGTGATGTCATCGATATTTTTCCGCGCGGAGAGCACTTGAGACTGTACCAGCGGAATTTACACATACCGAAATACTATCCGTCCGCGGAAGATGTTCATTTCACCGGGGCCGTCAATTATGGTCCAACCCAGCAGGCGCAAGGGGAAAAAGTAACGGCAGACACACCCATTACAGGACAATAA